Proteins encoded together in one Qingshengfaniella alkalisoli window:
- a CDS encoding YgfZ/GcvT domain-containing protein produces the protein MSSRTVVRISGTDTREFLQGLVTNDIGKLESGLVYAALLSPQGKYLADFFLVPDGDDVLLDVATEQADGLLRRLGMYKLRAAVTIAQTDMKVFRGIGEMPSSAFPDPRTSALGWRLYGDMEGDDGTDWDALRVAHAIPAAGLELQPDSSFILEMGFERLNGVDFRKGCYVGQEVTARMKHKAELRKGLARVQVDGDAEQGAEITADGKPVGTLHTRSGNEALAYLRFDRAGKEMRAGEAVVQLLPV, from the coding sequence ATGAGCAGTCGGACAGTGGTACGCATCTCCGGAACCGATACACGTGAATTCCTGCAAGGGCTGGTGACGAACGACATCGGCAAGCTGGAAAGCGGGCTGGTCTATGCGGCGTTACTGTCGCCACAGGGCAAGTATCTGGCGGATTTCTTTCTGGTCCCTGACGGCGACGACGTGCTTCTGGATGTTGCGACCGAGCAAGCCGACGGGCTGTTGAGACGGCTAGGTATGTATAAGCTGCGCGCGGCCGTGACCATCGCCCAAACTGATATGAAGGTCTTCCGAGGCATCGGAGAAATGCCGTCGAGTGCTTTTCCTGACCCTCGTACATCCGCGTTGGGGTGGCGTCTCTACGGAGATATGGAAGGCGACGACGGAACCGACTGGGACGCGTTGCGCGTGGCGCATGCCATTCCAGCAGCAGGGCTAGAGCTCCAGCCGGATAGCAGCTTCATCTTGGAAATGGGGTTTGAGCGGTTGAACGGTGTGGACTTCCGCAAAGGTTGCTATGTCGGGCAGGAAGTCACGGCGCGGATGAAGCACAAGGCCGAACTCCGCAAAGGTCTGGCACGAGTCCAGGTCGATGGGGATGCAGAGCAAGGCGCTGAGATCACCGCCGATGGCAAGCCCGTAGGAACGCTGCACACCCGTTCAGGCAACGAGGCGTTAGCCTATCTGCGTTTTGACCGTGCAGGCAAAGAAATGCGCGCCGGTGAAGCCGTGGTACAGTTGCTGCCGGTCTAG
- a CDS encoding ABC transporter ATP-binding protein — protein sequence MSNQRGEIPFAKGWPLFRWLWSTYLFKYRIYVIAAMVLMSIEGSMLGFLSYTLKPMFDLVFVDGNRDAMKWVGIAILVIFCTRGLTGALQKLLMTYVGQHSVADMRIDLLNHVMQLDTTFHATHPPGHLMARVEGDVNGISSVWKALISGAGRDFVALIALMFVAIRVDWVWTAIALIGAPLAVSPLLLAQKYVRRRARESREVASQVTTRLDEVFHGINQIKLNALEDYQADRYVGLQLQSVQLAMRTTVGRAVIPALVDIMAGLGFVAVLFYGGGEIIRGDKTIGDFMSFFTAMTLAFEPLRRLAGMGGGWQVAIASLERVQHLFNTKPSITTPARPKKADVDRPEIVMDDVHLAYGELPVLRGVSFTAKAGKTTALVGPSGAGKSTIFNVLTRLIDPQTGEVRIGGQKSLDINLAELRGMFSVVTQDALLFDETVRDNVLLGRTDVTEDQLRSVLDAAYVSNFLDQLSDGLDTPCGPRGSNLSGGQRQRVAIARALLRDTPILLLDEATSALDTRSETVVQAALERLSRDRTTLVIAHRLSTVQNADNILVMDRGRIVEQGSHDDLLAKGGSYHDLYNMQFRSNEGEE from the coding sequence ATGAGCAACCAGCGCGGGGAAATTCCGTTCGCCAAGGGCTGGCCGCTGTTTCGGTGGCTGTGGTCGACCTATCTGTTCAAATACCGGATCTATGTGATTGCCGCGATGGTCCTGATGAGCATCGAAGGCAGCATGCTCGGCTTTCTCAGCTATACGCTGAAGCCGATGTTCGACCTGGTTTTCGTGGACGGCAACCGTGATGCGATGAAATGGGTTGGCATCGCGATTCTTGTCATCTTTTGTACGCGGGGTTTGACCGGTGCGCTGCAGAAGCTGCTGATGACCTATGTCGGCCAACATTCGGTTGCAGACATGCGGATCGATTTGCTGAACCATGTTATGCAGTTGGATACGACTTTCCACGCGACCCACCCGCCGGGTCATCTGATGGCGCGTGTCGAAGGTGACGTGAATGGTATCAGTTCTGTCTGGAAGGCCCTGATCTCCGGGGCTGGGCGAGACTTTGTAGCCCTTATTGCGCTCATGTTTGTTGCTATCCGCGTGGATTGGGTGTGGACCGCAATCGCACTGATCGGCGCGCCGCTTGCCGTGTCGCCCCTTCTGCTTGCACAGAAATATGTGCGCCGTCGCGCGCGTGAAAGCCGCGAGGTTGCCAGCCAGGTTACGACGCGACTGGACGAGGTGTTTCACGGCATTAACCAGATCAAGCTGAACGCGCTGGAGGACTATCAGGCCGACCGTTACGTCGGACTACAATTGCAATCCGTGCAACTTGCAATGCGTACCACCGTCGGTCGGGCGGTTATTCCGGCGCTGGTGGACATCATGGCGGGGCTCGGCTTTGTCGCGGTATTGTTCTATGGCGGCGGTGAAATCATTCGGGGTGACAAGACCATCGGTGATTTCATGAGCTTCTTTACCGCCATGACGCTGGCCTTCGAGCCGTTGCGCCGTCTGGCGGGCATGGGTGGCGGTTGGCAGGTGGCGATTGCGAGTCTTGAGCGCGTTCAGCATCTGTTCAATACTAAGCCGAGCATCACGACACCCGCCAGGCCAAAGAAGGCCGATGTCGATCGGCCCGAGATCGTGATGGATGACGTACATCTGGCCTATGGCGAATTGCCCGTGCTGCGCGGTGTCAGCTTCACGGCGAAGGCGGGCAAGACAACTGCGCTGGTCGGGCCAAGCGGTGCGGGCAAAAGCACCATCTTCAACGTTCTGACCCGGTTGATCGACCCGCAGACAGGGGAGGTTCGCATCGGTGGTCAGAAGTCGCTCGACATAAATCTGGCAGAACTGCGCGGGATGTTTTCTGTCGTGACGCAGGATGCGCTGCTGTTTGATGAAACGGTGCGCGACAATGTTCTACTGGGCCGCACGGACGTGACCGAGGATCAATTGCGGTCGGTTCTTGATGCGGCCTATGTCAGCAACTTCCTCGATCAGCTTTCCGATGGGCTGGACACGCCCTGTGGTCCGCGTGGGTCGAACCTGTCGGGCGGGCAGCGTCAGCGTGTGGCCATCGCGCGCGCATTGCTGCGCGACACGCCGATCCTGTTGCTGGATGAGGCCACATCGGCGCTTGATACCCGGTCAGAGACGGTTGTGCAGGCGGCGCTGGAACGGCTCAGCCGGGACAGGACAACCCTTGTCATCGCGCACCGCCTGTCCACGGTGCAGAATGCTGACAACATCTTGGTCATGGATCGCGGCCGTATTGTGGAGCAAGGCAGCCATGACGACCTTCTTGCAAAAGGTGGTTCTTATCACGACCTCTACAATATGCAGTTTCGTAGCAACGAGGGCGAAGAATGA
- a CDS encoding tyrosine-protein phosphatase has translation MRSELKARFREIEKGLRRKYGRDISTPQARRHAWWHFQLLDHAFLRAWWWNIEEIAPGVWRSNQPSPKRMERYKTMGIKSIINLRGEVKHSPYLFEKEAADKLGITLHDITLSARKLVPRQDMLQLIDLMRTAEKPFLFHCKSGADRAGFASALYLAIIEGRPIAEARQQLHWKYMHLSTTDTGILDHVFDVYEADNAKHPISLETWIATVYDHKALTRSWKDSRR, from the coding sequence ATGCGTTCTGAACTGAAAGCCCGATTTCGCGAGATCGAAAAAGGTCTGCGCCGCAAATACGGTCGGGATATCTCGACGCCGCAAGCGCGTCGACATGCGTGGTGGCACTTCCAGCTTCTGGATCATGCTTTCCTGCGCGCATGGTGGTGGAACATCGAGGAAATCGCGCCGGGTGTCTGGCGGTCGAACCAGCCTTCCCCGAAGCGGATGGAACGCTATAAGACGATGGGGATCAAGTCGATCATCAACCTGCGCGGTGAGGTCAAGCACAGCCCCTATCTGTTCGAGAAGGAAGCTGCGGACAAGCTTGGCATCACGCTTCATGACATCACCCTGAGCGCCCGCAAGCTCGTTCCGCGTCAAGACATGCTGCAACTGATCGACCTTATGCGGACAGCCGAGAAGCCGTTCCTGTTCCATTGCAAGTCGGGGGCTGACCGGGCCGGCTTTGCGTCTGCGCTTTACCTCGCCATCATCGAAGGGCGCCCGATTGCAGAAGCGCGTCAGCAACTGCATTGGAAATACATGCATCTATCTACTACGGATACCGGTATTCTGGACCACGTGTTCGACGTTTATGAGGCCGACAACGCCAAACATCCCATCTCGCTTGAGACGTGGATTGCGACGGTCTACGATCACAAAGCGCTGACCCGAAGCTGGAAGGACAGCCGCAGATGA
- a CDS encoding pyridoxal-phosphate-dependent aminotransferase family protein codes for MSLAHGRHYLAIPGPSVMPDRVLQAMHRPAPNIYFGELADMTESIVTDLKTVAQTKHNVAIYICNGHGTWEASLANTVAPGERILVLATGRFGFGWAETAARMGIIVETIDFGKRSTLDPDRVRDALNADTEKQIKAILVTQVDTATSIRNDIAAVRAVVDDADHPALLMADCVASMGCDRFEMDAWGVDVAITASQKGLMTPPGLGFVFFNDKAEAVQKSLKVTSNYWDWQPRAYPEELYQYFHGTSPTHHIFGLRAALDILVHEEGMEAAWARHATLARAIWAACEAWGSTGSLELNVPNPALRSHAVTALRIGSPDGTRLRDWLSENAGVTLGIGLGMAAPGDDAWHGFFRIAHMGHVNAHMVLGVLGTIEAGFTALDIPHGKGALEAAAAICARNP; via the coding sequence ATGTCGCTTGCTCACGGTCGCCACTATCTCGCGATTCCCGGCCCTTCGGTCATGCCTGACCGCGTTCTTCAGGCCATGCACCGCCCTGCCCCCAATATCTATTTCGGGGAACTCGCGGATATGACCGAAAGCATTGTGACCGACCTGAAAACCGTCGCGCAAACCAAGCACAACGTAGCAATCTACATCTGCAACGGTCACGGTACATGGGAAGCCTCGCTCGCCAACACCGTTGCACCGGGCGAACGCATCCTCGTGCTGGCCACAGGTCGTTTCGGGTTCGGCTGGGCGGAAACGGCGGCACGCATGGGGATCATCGTCGAAACAATCGATTTCGGGAAGAGGTCCACCCTCGATCCGGATCGCGTGCGCGACGCGCTGAACGCCGACACGGAAAAGCAGATCAAGGCCATCCTTGTTACCCAGGTTGATACGGCGACCTCGATACGCAATGACATCGCAGCCGTTCGCGCCGTCGTGGATGACGCAGATCACCCCGCGCTTCTTATGGCCGATTGCGTGGCATCGATGGGTTGCGACCGGTTCGAGATGGACGCATGGGGTGTCGATGTCGCGATCACTGCCTCGCAGAAGGGGTTGATGACACCGCCGGGGCTGGGCTTCGTCTTCTTCAACGACAAGGCCGAGGCGGTACAGAAATCCCTGAAGGTCACCAGCAATTACTGGGACTGGCAGCCCCGGGCCTATCCCGAAGAACTGTACCAGTATTTCCACGGCACCTCGCCCACACATCACATCTTCGGACTGCGCGCCGCCCTGGACATCCTCGTACATGAAGAAGGGATGGAGGCCGCCTGGGCACGTCACGCAACCCTTGCCCGTGCTATCTGGGCCGCATGCGAAGCATGGGGCTCCACCGGATCGCTGGAACTGAACGTGCCCAACCCGGCCCTGCGCAGCCATGCGGTCACCGCGCTGCGGATCGGATCACCGGACGGGACGCGTCTGCGCGATTGGCTGTCTGAGAACGCGGGTGTCACGCTTGGCATCGGCCTTGGCATGGCCGCACCCGGCGACGACGCCTGGCACGGCTTCTTCCGCATCGCCCATATGGGGCATGTCAACGCACATATGGTGCTGGGCGTGTTGGGCACGATAGAAGCAGGCTTCACCGCTCTCGATATTCCTCACGGCAAAGGCGCATTGGAAGCCGCCGCCGCGATCTGCGCTCGCAATCCATGA
- a CDS encoding Na+/H+ antiporter NhaA: MYRVWNFVSNYSLLLISGASIALFWANLHPHSYHNFVEFVIVDNFFIGHAHLDAEGHVHRTLTLHYLINDVLMALFFAIAAKEVWEAVILREGSLRGKKAATPLFATVGGMVGPVSVYLGLAAILGSSTYTAVVDGWAIPTATDIAFSYLVGRIVFGAGHPAVRFLLLLAIADDAAGLVILAIFYPSGELAPEWLLLSVGTAVAVFFFFNWLPRRLDRGKQLRPNSTWIRAKLSFWPYAIAGCISWYGFQQAGVHPALGLLPVIPAIPHADRAFGIFASAEEHLHDLLNEMEHALKVPVEIVLFFFGLVNAGVEFSAISAPTWLVLSGLIIGKPFGVLLFGWVGAYVLKLGLPQGMKTSDLFVIGCVAAIGFTVSLFIASVAFESGPVQDAAKMGALLSFFAAGLSIVAGKVTRVQKVEL; encoded by the coding sequence ATGTACCGCGTCTGGAATTTCGTTTCTAACTACTCACTGCTTTTGATCAGTGGCGCTTCGATCGCCTTGTTCTGGGCCAATCTACATCCACACAGCTATCATAATTTCGTTGAATTCGTCATCGTTGACAACTTCTTCATCGGTCACGCGCATCTAGACGCGGAAGGGCATGTCCACCGGACCCTGACACTGCACTATCTTATCAACGATGTGCTGATGGCGCTGTTCTTCGCGATCGCCGCCAAAGAGGTTTGGGAAGCTGTTATCCTGAGGGAAGGCTCACTGCGCGGTAAGAAGGCGGCGACACCGCTGTTTGCCACGGTCGGTGGAATGGTCGGTCCCGTGTCCGTTTATCTTGGCCTCGCTGCGATTCTCGGATCATCAACCTACACCGCCGTGGTGGATGGATGGGCAATTCCCACGGCCACCGACATCGCGTTTTCCTACCTGGTCGGCCGCATCGTATTCGGTGCCGGCCATCCGGCCGTTCGTTTTCTGCTGCTGCTTGCCATTGCGGATGACGCGGCAGGATTAGTGATCCTGGCCATTTTCTACCCGTCCGGAGAACTGGCCCCGGAATGGCTCCTATTGTCCGTGGGGACAGCGGTAGCCGTCTTCTTCTTCTTCAACTGGCTGCCACGACGTCTGGACCGCGGCAAGCAACTGCGGCCCAATTCCACATGGATTCGCGCAAAACTATCCTTCTGGCCCTACGCCATTGCAGGCTGCATAAGCTGGTACGGATTCCAGCAAGCGGGCGTCCATCCTGCCTTGGGGCTGCTGCCCGTCATTCCGGCCATTCCGCACGCCGACCGTGCCTTTGGTATCTTCGCGTCAGCCGAGGAACACCTGCACGACCTGCTCAACGAGATGGAACACGCGCTGAAAGTTCCAGTGGAGATCGTCTTGTTCTTCTTCGGACTGGTCAACGCGGGTGTCGAATTCTCTGCAATCAGCGCTCCGACATGGCTGGTGCTCAGCGGACTGATCATCGGCAAGCCCTTCGGAGTTCTGCTGTTCGGATGGGTCGGTGCCTATGTGCTGAAACTTGGGTTGCCACAAGGCATGAAGACCTCGGATCTGTTCGTAATCGGCTGCGTGGCGGCAATTGGCTTCACTGTGTCGCTCTTCATCGCCTCGGTCGCCTTCGAAAGCGGGCCTGTTCAGGATGCCGCGAAGATGGGTGCACTGCTGAGCTTCTTCGCCGCAGGACTGTCGATAGTAGCCGGCAAGGTCACACGGGTGCAGAAAGTCGAGCTCTGA
- the kdsA gene encoding 3-deoxy-8-phosphooctulonate synthase — protein MKNVDIGPIKVSNDNPLTIIAGPCQLESLDHALMIATAMKEACDKFGAQYVFKASYDKANRTSLSGKRGLGIDEGLAIMETVRDRLGVPTLTDIHTPEQCAVAAKAVDIIQIPAFLCRQTDLLLAAGETGAVVNIKKGQFLAPWDMANVVKKVESTGNERLLLTERGASFGYNTLVADMRSLPTMMQTGYPVVMDATHSVQQPGGLGGASGGQREFAPVMARAAVSLGIASVFIETHEDPDNAPSDGPNMIHLSEMPKLIETLMAFDKLAKNDPIRL, from the coding sequence ATGAAAAACGTAGACATCGGCCCCATCAAGGTCAGCAACGACAACCCCCTCACGATCATTGCCGGGCCGTGCCAGCTGGAATCGCTGGATCACGCACTTATGATTGCCACTGCGATGAAGGAAGCATGTGACAAATTCGGCGCGCAATACGTCTTCAAGGCGTCCTACGACAAAGCGAACCGCACTTCTCTGTCCGGCAAGCGCGGGCTGGGGATCGACGAGGGTCTCGCGATCATGGAGACCGTGCGCGACCGGCTGGGTGTGCCGACGCTCACCGACATTCATACCCCGGAACAATGCGCGGTTGCCGCGAAAGCCGTAGACATCATCCAGATCCCCGCCTTCCTTTGCCGTCAGACCGACCTTCTGCTGGCAGCCGGTGAAACCGGTGCGGTCGTCAATATCAAGAAGGGGCAGTTTCTCGCGCCTTGGGACATGGCCAATGTCGTCAAGAAGGTGGAATCGACGGGCAATGAACGCCTGCTGCTGACCGAGCGTGGCGCTTCGTTCGGATACAACACGCTGGTTGCCGACATGCGCAGCCTGCCGACCATGATGCAAACGGGCTATCCTGTTGTGATGGATGCGACGCATTCCGTGCAGCAACCCGGCGGTCTGGGCGGCGCGTCCGGCGGTCAGCGCGAGTTTGCCCCGGTGATGGCGCGTGCGGCGGTTTCGCTCGGGATCGCATCGGTTTTCATCGAGACACATGAAGACCCGGACAACGCACCCTCAGACGGGCCGAATATGATCCATCTGTCGGAAATGCCCAAGCTGATCGAAACACTCATGGCCTTCGATAAACTGGCCAAGAACGACCCGATCCGCCTGTGA
- a CDS encoding glutamate--cysteine ligase, translated as MSIPQSGGGPIEDLSQLAEYLSAGSKPKDQWRIGTEHEKFGYCKDTLNPLPYEGKRSIRAILEGLRDRYGWAPVLEGDNIIGLTKDGANVSLEPGGQLELSGAPLQSIHETCDEVNQHLREVQSVADEIGAGFIGLGAAPIWTHDQMPMMPKGRYKLMTDYMQTVGNLGLQMMYRTCTVQVNLDFASEADMVKKLRVALALQPVATALFANSPFLEGKPNGFKSWRSRIWRDLDADRTGMLPFVFEDGFGFERWVDYALDVPMYFVYRDGKYINALGQSFRDFLKGKLPALPGEVPTLSDWADHLTTIFPEARIKKFIEMRGADGGPWRRLCALPALWVGLCYDQSSLDSAWDLVKDWDTETREAWRIAASRDGLQAEVGGRVMQDLAREVVAIAEAGLKSRAIPGADGLIADETHFLNALQESVETGRTPADELLSLYQGEWQGDLSRIYKEFSY; from the coding sequence ATGTCCATTCCCCAAAGCGGCGGCGGCCCGATCGAGGACCTGTCTCAACTGGCTGAGTATCTGTCCGCTGGCAGCAAGCCCAAGGATCAATGGCGCATCGGCACCGAGCATGAGAAATTCGGATACTGCAAGGACACCCTGAACCCACTTCCCTATGAAGGGAAACGGTCGATCCGCGCGATCCTCGAAGGGCTGCGCGACCGTTATGGCTGGGCCCCGGTTTTGGAAGGCGACAATATCATCGGCCTGACCAAGGACGGCGCAAATGTCAGCCTGGAACCGGGCGGACAGCTGGAATTGTCCGGTGCGCCGCTGCAATCGATCCACGAGACCTGCGACGAAGTAAACCAGCATCTGCGCGAGGTTCAGTCCGTAGCAGATGAAATCGGCGCGGGCTTTATCGGGCTGGGTGCCGCCCCGATCTGGACGCATGACCAGATGCCGATGATGCCCAAGGGTCGCTACAAGCTGATGACTGACTACATGCAGACCGTCGGAAACCTGGGTCTGCAGATGATGTACCGGACCTGTACGGTCCAGGTGAATCTCGACTTCGCCTCGGAAGCGGACATGGTGAAGAAGCTGCGCGTGGCGTTGGCTTTGCAACCCGTGGCGACCGCGCTCTTCGCGAACTCGCCATTCCTGGAAGGCAAGCCGAACGGGTTCAAAAGCTGGCGGTCACGCATTTGGAGGGATCTGGATGCGGATCGCACCGGCATGTTGCCATTCGTCTTCGAGGATGGTTTTGGGTTCGAGCGGTGGGTGGACTACGCGCTCGATGTGCCCATGTATTTTGTCTATCGCGACGGAAAATACATCAACGCGCTCGGCCAGTCTTTCCGCGATTTCCTGAAGGGCAAGTTGCCCGCGCTGCCCGGTGAGGTTCCGACTCTGAGTGATTGGGCCGATCATCTGACGACGATCTTTCCCGAGGCACGGATCAAGAAATTCATCGAGATGCGAGGAGCCGATGGTGGCCCGTGGCGACGGCTCTGTGCGTTGCCGGCGCTTTGGGTCGGGCTGTGTTACGATCAGTCATCTCTGGATTCGGCGTGGGATCTGGTCAAGGATTGGGATACAGAAACGCGCGAGGCTTGGCGGATCGCGGCATCAAGGGACGGGTTGCAAGCGGAGGTTGGTGGTCGGGTCATGCAGGATCTGGCGCGGGAAGTTGTCGCGATTGCCGAAGCGGGCTTGAAGTCGCGGGCGATTCCGGGCGCGGACGGGCTGATCGCTGACGAGACACATTTCCTGAATGCGCTGCAGGAAAGCGTGGAAACAGGTCGTACTCCTGCCGATGAATTGCTGTCGCTTTACCAAGGCGAATGGCAGGGTGACCTGAGCAGAATCTACAAAGAGTTCAGCTACTGA
- a CDS encoding 16S rRNA (uracil(1498)-N(3))-methyltransferase, with product MSVAKVRLFVDHPLGPEQTVPLERDQAHYLFGVMRLKPGDHVLLFDGQSGEWLAEVAQAGKRAGELHCLHQTKPLHLPPDLWLLFAPIKKARTDFIVEKAAEMGAARILPVQTDFTNSERVRADRLQKHAVEAAEQCGGTFVPKVEEMERLDRLISGWPQDRNLLFCDEARVGDRLMIPDATSAPWAILIGPEGGFSDAERKRLRNMPQTHVLSLGPRILRADTAAVAALTLWQSALGDWR from the coding sequence ATGTCAGTCGCGAAAGTCAGGCTTTTTGTAGATCATCCGCTCGGTCCAGAGCAAACTGTTCCTTTGGAGCGCGATCAGGCACACTACCTGTTCGGCGTCATGCGGCTGAAGCCGGGTGATCATGTCCTGTTGTTTGACGGGCAATCGGGTGAATGGCTTGCCGAGGTCGCGCAAGCGGGCAAACGGGCGGGAGAGTTGCACTGTTTACATCAAACGAAGCCCCTGCACTTGCCGCCCGATTTGTGGCTCTTATTCGCCCCGATCAAGAAAGCCCGTACGGATTTCATCGTTGAGAAGGCGGCTGAAATGGGCGCTGCGCGTATCCTGCCCGTGCAGACCGACTTCACTAATTCGGAACGTGTTCGCGCTGACCGGCTGCAGAAACACGCGGTTGAGGCTGCCGAGCAATGCGGTGGAACCTTTGTGCCGAAAGTTGAAGAAATGGAACGGCTTGACCGGTTGATTTCCGGTTGGCCGCAGGATCGCAACTTGTTGTTTTGCGACGAGGCGAGGGTTGGGGACAGGCTGATGATCCCCGATGCCACGAGTGCACCTTGGGCGATACTGATCGGACCGGAAGGCGGGTTCAGCGACGCTGAGCGCAAACGGTTGCGTAATATGCCGCAGACACATGTGCTATCGCTGGGCCCCCGCATCTTGCGCGCAGACACAGCCGCCGTTGCCGCGCTGACCCTTTGGCAATCGGCCCTGGGAGATTGGCGATGA
- the ubiA gene encoding 4-hydroxybenzoate octaprenyltransferase, whose translation MTQTTRTPEAGIVDAVKGNWVDRSAPDWAKPYLRLSRADRPIGTWLLLLPCWWGALLSAASGEGLSLRLIWILLACSAGAWLMRGAGCTWNDITDRDIDGSVERTRMRPIPSGQVSVKQALAWMVIQSLIALCLLLTFNLNAILLGFLSLATVAIYPFAKRFTWWPQIFLGLAFNWGALLAWTAESGRLGLPAIILYLAGIAWTLFYDTIYAHQDKEDDALIGVKSTARLFGEDTPQWLWRFAIASTALMAVAAVMAFNFTFGAGLILSLVGVAAFFTHMAWQMRILDIDDTKTCLRLFRSNRDAGLLAALFLAIAVLA comes from the coding sequence ATGACGCAGACCACCCGAACGCCAGAGGCCGGAATCGTCGACGCCGTAAAAGGCAACTGGGTGGACCGGAGTGCGCCGGACTGGGCAAAACCCTATCTGCGCCTTTCACGCGCTGACCGCCCCATCGGGACGTGGCTTCTACTGCTGCCCTGCTGGTGGGGAGCACTGCTGAGCGCGGCAAGTGGCGAGGGGCTGAGCCTGCGTCTGATCTGGATCCTGTTGGCGTGTAGCGCAGGAGCATGGTTGATGCGCGGCGCAGGCTGCACCTGGAATGACATAACCGACCGCGACATCGACGGCAGCGTGGAACGGACACGCATGCGGCCCATCCCCTCCGGCCAAGTCAGCGTGAAACAGGCCTTGGCGTGGATGGTGATACAATCGCTCATTGCGCTTTGCCTGCTGCTGACATTCAATCTGAACGCCATTCTACTTGGATTCCTTTCCTTGGCGACAGTTGCGATCTATCCATTCGCAAAGCGTTTCACATGGTGGCCGCAGATCTTCCTGGGGCTGGCTTTCAACTGGGGTGCTTTGCTGGCATGGACGGCAGAATCGGGCCGGCTCGGCTTGCCCGCTATCATCCTGTATCTGGCGGGTATCGCTTGGACCCTGTTCTATGACACGATCTACGCGCACCAAGACAAAGAGGACGATGCGCTGATCGGAGTGAAATCTACCGCCCGATTGTTCGGAGAGGACACGCCGCAATGGCTTTGGCGGTTCGCGATCGCTTCGACCGCGCTGATGGCCGTCGCCGCTGTGATGGCCTTCAACTTCACCTTCGGAGCGGGGTTGATCCTGTCGCTGGTCGGCGTGGCGGCGTTCTTCACACATATGGCCTGGCAGATGCGCATCCTCGACATCGACGACACGAAAACGTGTTTGCGGCTGTTCCGAAGCAATCGTGATGCGGGGTTGCTCGCTGCGCTGTTTCTTGCCATCGCCGTGCTGGCCTGA